One stretch of Pradoshia sp. D12 DNA includes these proteins:
- a CDS encoding anthrax toxin lethal factor-related metalloendopeptidase, with translation MKARNLLVFIFIFIMVATLILFPLGQNYAESVYLKNLSGIENKSLVSTIIVLPDDQDQWDEAEVIIERISGLPEGLLQVLKKNRIKIKLFTGALTDQREAAHLKGVQPRGYSSKNWDEVPGMGGSKTVLVKIGHSEKGAGHGSTNLELHELGHSVDQIILNNISETGYFQDAWLKEVQQLFPNQAYFIDYSEEYFAEVFAMYYFNQETKAECLEKAPLTYEIIKNIEKNGYTVKEQ, from the coding sequence ATGAAGGCCAGAAATTTACTTGTATTCATTTTTATATTCATTATGGTAGCCACTCTTATATTATTTCCATTAGGGCAAAATTATGCAGAGTCAGTTTATTTAAAGAATTTATCTGGCATTGAGAATAAATCATTGGTATCAACTATAATTGTTTTACCTGATGATCAAGATCAATGGGATGAGGCTGAGGTTATTATTGAAAGAATAAGTGGGTTACCTGAAGGCTTACTTCAAGTATTAAAAAAGAATAGAATTAAGATTAAGTTATTTACGGGAGCATTGACGGATCAACGGGAGGCTGCCCATTTAAAAGGAGTTCAGCCAAGAGGGTATTCCTCGAAAAATTGGGATGAAGTACCCGGAATGGGTGGCAGTAAAACAGTCTTAGTAAAAATCGGGCACAGTGAAAAAGGAGCGGGCCATGGTTCAACTAATCTAGAACTACATGAGCTTGGACATTCAGTCGATCAAATTATATTGAATAATATTAGTGAAACGGGCTACTTTCAAGATGCTTGGTTAAAAGAAGTGCAACAACTATTCCCGAATCAAGCATACTTTATTGATTATTCAGAGGAGTACTTTGCTGAGGTTTTTGCGATGTATTACTTCAATCAAGAAACTAAAGCAGAATGTTTGGAAAAGGCCCCTCTCACATACGAAATCATAAAAAATATTGAAAAGAATGGGTACACAGTAAAAGAACAATAA
- a CDS encoding thymidylate synthase translates to MVKNEQAYLNLCQHVLNNGTKKEDRTGTGTISVFGHQMRFNLKDGFPLLTTKRVPFRLIASELLWFINGDTNIKFLLQHNNNIWNEWAFKKWVESSEYKGPDMTDFGIRSLQDENFNQLYLEQMDLFKEKILSDDAFAAKYGELGNVYGKQWREWKTSTGETIDQLKDVIEQIKRNPSSRRLIVSAWNPEDVPTMALPPCHSLFQFHVADGKLSCQLYQRSADIFLGVPFNIASYALLTHLIAAECGLEVGEFVHTLGDAHIYLNHVEQVKTQLEREPRSLPELVIDSSFTSIFDMNLDQIKIEGYDPHPTIKAPIAV, encoded by the coding sequence ATGGTGAAAAATGAACAGGCCTATTTAAATCTTTGCCAGCATGTTCTAAATAACGGGACAAAAAAAGAAGACCGTACAGGGACAGGTACAATCTCTGTATTCGGCCACCAAATGAGATTTAATCTGAAGGATGGTTTTCCATTATTAACAACCAAAAGAGTACCATTTCGCTTGATTGCAAGTGAATTACTGTGGTTTATTAACGGAGATACGAATATCAAGTTTTTGCTACAGCATAATAATAATATTTGGAATGAATGGGCCTTTAAAAAATGGGTTGAAAGCTCAGAGTATAAAGGTCCTGATATGACTGATTTTGGTATTCGTTCTTTACAGGATGAAAATTTTAATCAATTATATTTGGAACAAATGGATTTATTTAAAGAGAAAATCTTAAGTGATGATGCCTTTGCGGCGAAGTATGGAGAGCTTGGCAATGTATACGGGAAACAATGGAGAGAATGGAAGACGTCAACAGGTGAAACGATTGATCAGCTTAAAGATGTGATTGAACAAATTAAAAGAAACCCATCTTCCAGAAGATTGATTGTATCTGCATGGAATCCGGAGGATGTACCAACTATGGCTTTGCCGCCATGTCACAGTTTATTCCAGTTTCATGTGGCAGACGGCAAGCTGTCCTGCCAGCTGTATCAAAGAAGTGCAGACATCTTCCTCGGTGTACCATTTAATATTGCCAGCTATGCATTGCTGACTCATTTAATTGCAGCTGAATGTGGTCTGGAGGTTGGTGAATTTGTCCATACTCTTGGTGATGCACATATCTATTTAAACCATGTAGAACAAGTGAAGACTCAATTGGAAAGAGAACCAAGATCGCTTCCTGAGCTGGTGATTGACTCTTCATTTACAAGTATTTTTGATATGAATCTGGATCAAATAAAAATTGAAGGATATGACCCGCATCCAACGATCAAAGCACCGATTGCTGTTTAA
- a CDS encoding TerC family protein, translating into MNEFFSQLIETYAMFFDGQMWIEVLSDPVSWGLIGTLVLMEGLLSSDNALVLAVMVKDLPEKQRKRALFYGLIGAYLFRFLAIGVGVYLIEILWVKLIGGGYLAWLSIQYFYKKYKHFETTPDVPDVKKSGLLKRLFGNFWGTVASVELMDIAFSVDSILAAFGVSNQVWVLFVGGILGVLMMRGVAGVFLKLIDRIPELESAAYILIAFIAVKMVGSNFGLHIDHTMFFFIIIVIFGATILLHFYKKRKNQSA; encoded by the coding sequence ATGAATGAATTCTTTTCACAGTTAATAGAAACATACGCTATGTTTTTTGATGGGCAGATGTGGATAGAGGTATTGTCTGACCCAGTCAGTTGGGGATTAATTGGTACACTGGTTCTGATGGAGGGCTTGCTATCATCCGATAATGCTCTCGTCCTTGCTGTAATGGTAAAGGATCTTCCGGAAAAACAACGAAAAAGAGCTTTGTTTTATGGGTTGATTGGAGCTTATTTATTCCGTTTCCTAGCTATAGGAGTAGGTGTCTATTTAATTGAAATTTTGTGGGTGAAACTGATTGGAGGAGGTTATCTTGCATGGCTTTCCATTCAGTATTTTTACAAAAAGTATAAACATTTTGAAACGACTCCTGATGTTCCGGACGTAAAAAAATCTGGCTTGCTCAAACGATTGTTCGGTAACTTTTGGGGGACAGTTGCATCCGTAGAGTTGATGGATATCGCATTCTCTGTAGACAGTATACTGGCTGCCTTTGGTGTAAGTAATCAAGTCTGGGTTTTGTTCGTTGGAGGCATATTAGGTGTTTTAATGATGAGGGGTGTGGCAGGTGTATTCTTAAAGTTAATCGATAGAATACCAGAGCTTGAAAGTGCTGCTTATATTTTGATTGCCTTTATTGCTGTTAAAATGGTTGGTTCCAATTTTGGTCTACATATCGATCATACTATGTTCTTTTTCATTATCATTGTGATTTTTGGCGCAACCATTCTGTTGCACTTTTATAAGAAAAGAAAGAATCAGTCGGCATAG